The following proteins are encoded in a genomic region of Protaetiibacter sp. SSC-01:
- the pstB gene encoding phosphate ABC transporter ATP-binding protein PstB, whose translation MSKRIEVRDLDVYYGAFRAVEGVTLTIEPRTVTAFIGPSGCGKSTFIRTLNRMHEVIPGARVDGEVLIDGNNLYGPGVDPVLVRRQVGMVFQRPNPFPTMSIRENVLAGVRLNNRKISKTDADDLVERSLRGANLWNEVKDRLDRPGSGLSGGQQQRLCIARTIAVSPEIILMDEPCSALDPISTLAIEDLIEELKKEYTIVIVTHNMQQASRVSDRTAFFNIEGTGKPGKLIEYDDTTKIFSMPSVKATEDYVSGKFG comes from the coding sequence ATGTCCAAGCGCATCGAAGTCCGCGACCTCGACGTCTACTACGGCGCCTTCCGCGCCGTAGAGGGTGTGACGCTCACGATCGAGCCGCGCACGGTGACCGCCTTCATCGGCCCGTCCGGCTGCGGAAAGTCGACCTTCATCCGCACCCTCAACCGCATGCACGAGGTCATCCCGGGCGCGCGCGTCGACGGCGAGGTGCTCATCGACGGCAACAACCTCTACGGCCCGGGCGTCGACCCCGTGCTCGTGCGGCGGCAGGTGGGCATGGTGTTCCAGCGGCCGAACCCGTTCCCGACGATGTCGATCCGCGAGAACGTGCTCGCGGGCGTGCGGCTCAACAACCGCAAGATCTCGAAGACGGATGCCGACGACCTCGTCGAGCGCTCACTGCGGGGCGCGAACCTGTGGAACGAGGTGAAGGACCGCCTCGACCGCCCCGGCTCGGGCCTCTCCGGAGGTCAGCAGCAGCGTCTGTGCATCGCGCGCACGATCGCCGTCTCGCCCGAGATCATCCTCATGGACGAGCCGTGCTCGGCCCTCGACCCCATCTCGACGCTCGCGATCGAGGACCTCATCGAGGAGCTCAAGAAGGAGTACACGATCGTCATCGTGACCCACAACATGCAGCAGGCCTCGCGCGTCTCCGATCGCACGGCGTTCTTCAACATCGAGGGCACGGGCAAGCCGGGCAAGCTCATCGAGTACGACGACACGACGAAGATCTTCTCGATGCCGTCGGTGAAGGCCACCGAGGACTACGTCTCGGGCAAGTTCGGGTGA
- the pstA gene encoding phosphate ABC transporter permease PstA, translating to MAIDTRTPAAPRALANAYTTGKLPRWMPWPILAAALAVSLGAFLLMAAASDGELNWIGAIVVGVALFVAVNWVIALLVEGARQAADRLVTSLVTGAFVLALIPLVWLTITVVTNGLPTLFNGTFLTQSMRNVVGEGGGALHAIVGTLLITGLAAVISIPVGLMTAIYLVEYGTGRLARGVTFFVDVMTGIPSIVAGLATYALFALVFGDGVRSGVAGSIALSILMIPVVVRSSEEIIRLVPNELREASYALGVPKWRTIVKVVLPTSLAGITTGVMLSVSRVIGETAPLLIVAGFTASMNYNPFSERMMSLPVFVYTQYVSPGTDAQFYIERAWAGALTLILIVALLNAIARLVSHFFSPKLGR from the coding sequence ATGGCGATCGACACCCGCACCCCGGCCGCTCCCCGGGCGCTGGCGAACGCCTACACGACGGGCAAGCTGCCGCGCTGGATGCCGTGGCCGATCCTCGCGGCGGCCCTCGCGGTGTCGCTCGGGGCGTTCTTGCTCATGGCCGCGGCATCCGACGGCGAGCTCAACTGGATCGGCGCGATCGTCGTGGGCGTCGCCCTCTTCGTCGCCGTCAACTGGGTGATCGCGCTGCTCGTCGAGGGTGCGCGGCAGGCCGCCGACCGCCTCGTGACCTCGCTCGTGACGGGCGCCTTCGTGCTGGCCCTCATCCCGCTCGTGTGGCTCACCATCACGGTCGTCACGAACGGGCTGCCGACCCTGTTCAACGGCACGTTCCTCACCCAGTCGATGCGCAACGTCGTCGGCGAAGGCGGCGGTGCGCTGCACGCGATCGTCGGCACTCTGCTCATCACGGGGCTCGCGGCCGTCATCTCGATCCCCGTCGGTCTCATGACGGCCATCTACCTCGTCGAGTACGGCACGGGCCGCCTCGCGCGCGGCGTCACCTTCTTCGTCGACGTCATGACCGGCATCCCCTCGATCGTCGCGGGCCTCGCCACCTACGCGCTCTTCGCCCTCGTGTTCGGCGACGGCGTGCGGTCGGGTGTCGCGGGGTCGATCGCCCTGTCGATCCTCATGATCCCGGTCGTCGTGCGCTCGAGCGAGGAGATCATCCGCCTCGTGCCGAACGAGCTGCGGGAGGCCTCCTACGCGCTCGGCGTGCCCAAGTGGCGCACGATCGTGAAGGTCGTGCTGCCGACCTCGCTCGCGGGCATCACGACGGGCGTCATGCTCTCGGTCTCGCGCGTCATCGGCGAGACGGCGCCGCTGCTCATCGTGGCCGGCTTCACCGCATCCATGAACTACAACCCGTTCTCGGAGCGGATGATGTCGCTGCCGGTGTTCGTGTACACGCAGTACGTGAGCCCCGGCACCGACGCGCAGTTCTACATCGAGCGCGCGTGGGCGGGGGCGCTCACCCTCATCCTCATCGTCGCGCTGCTCAACGCGATCGCCCGCCTCGTCTCCCACTTCTTCTCGCCCAAGCTCGGGCGCTGA
- a CDS encoding DNA-directed RNA polymerase subunit beta yields MADDFHKPTLFGGREFEAYEGAAPDPAVSRRIAHDTARALVARVRDSDDPEVLDRVVRLTDEHGLDAIAELWALSGPHTLPGALWRIYLLRAMISSDPDGVALLFQRGTEVLRTIDPVVAGAPTPAGPDEVLELSNRILRGVFEGDLAHALERAAAFCRVEAAGAASVADDQETPAPERSTTLTTRASRLTTIADDLAICARMAHDGSLD; encoded by the coding sequence ATGGCCGACGACTTCCACAAGCCGACGCTCTTCGGGGGGCGCGAGTTCGAGGCGTACGAGGGCGCAGCCCCCGACCCGGCCGTCAGCCGCCGCATCGCACACGACACGGCGCGAGCGCTCGTCGCGCGCGTACGAGACAGCGACGACCCCGAGGTGCTCGACCGCGTCGTGCGGCTCACCGACGAGCACGGGCTCGACGCGATCGCCGAGCTGTGGGCGCTGTCCGGCCCGCACACCCTGCCGGGAGCGCTGTGGCGCATCTACCTGCTGCGGGCGATGATCTCGAGCGACCCCGACGGCGTCGCCCTGCTGTTCCAGCGCGGCACCGAGGTGCTGCGCACGATCGACCCGGTCGTCGCCGGCGCCCCGACCCCCGCCGGGCCGGACGAGGTGCTGGAGCTGTCGAACCGCATCCTCCGCGGCGTCTTCGAGGGAGACCTCGCTCACGCGCTCGAGCGCGCGGCGGCGTTCTGCCGCGTCGAGGCGGCGGGAGCCGCATCCGTCGCCGACGACCAGGAGACACCCGCGCCCGAGCGCTCGACGACGCTCACGACGCGGGCCTCGCGGCTCACGACGATCGCCGACGACCTCGCGATCTGCGCCCGGATGGCGCACGACGGCTCGCTCGACTGA
- a CDS encoding multidrug efflux SMR transporter: MSWIVLIASGMLEAVWATALGASKGFRKPLPTIVFVVAMTLSMVGLAIAMAEIPTGTAYAVWVGIGASLTVLWSIVSGAERADVVRLLLIAALVGAVVGLKAVS; encoded by the coding sequence ATGTCGTGGATCGTGCTCATCGCATCCGGGATGCTCGAGGCCGTCTGGGCGACGGCGCTCGGGGCATCGAAGGGTTTCCGGAAACCGCTGCCGACGATCGTGTTCGTCGTCGCGATGACGCTCAGCATGGTGGGCCTCGCGATCGCGATGGCCGAGATCCCGACCGGCACCGCCTACGCCGTGTGGGTGGGCATCGGGGCGAGCCTCACGGTGCTGTGGTCGATCGTGTCGGGCGCCGAGCGCGCGGATGTCGTGCGCCTGCTGCTCATCGCGGCTCTCGTGGGCGCCGTGGTCGGCCTCAAGGCGGTGAGCTGA
- a CDS encoding nitroreductase/quinone reductase family protein encodes MDDRIERALAITPESSASARTIDITTTGAKSGRPRRIEIWFYRVDGEIYLTTTPASRDWYANLRATPDFTFHLKNGVRADLAARAEPVLEPEERRRVFAAIIDDLNQPRHSDYLAQPVEPLDAWMSGSPLVRVHFDD; translated from the coding sequence ATGGACGACCGGATCGAGCGGGCTTTGGCCATCACGCCGGAGTCGTCGGCGTCGGCGCGAACGATCGACATCACGACGACGGGCGCGAAGAGCGGCCGCCCGCGGCGGATCGAGATCTGGTTCTACCGCGTCGACGGCGAGATCTACCTCACGACGACACCGGCTTCACGCGACTGGTACGCCAACTTGCGAGCGACCCCCGACTTCACCTTCCACCTCAAGAACGGCGTCAGGGCCGACCTCGCGGCGCGCGCTGAGCCCGTCCTCGAGCCCGAGGAGCGTCGCCGTGTCTTCGCCGCGATCATCGACGACCTGAACCAGCCGCGCCACAGCGACTACCTCGCCCAGCCCGTCGAGCCCCTCGACGCGTGGATGAGCGGCTCGCCGCTCGTGCGTGTGCACTTCGACGACTGA
- a CDS encoding multidrug efflux SMR transporter produces MPWIVLLASAVLEAVWATALGYSDGLSRPLPTVVFAVALVGSMAGLGWAARRIPIGTAYAVWTGVGAALTVGYAMLVGDEPATALRVVFIGVIVAAAIGLKLVPSRPARRTVGADADAGEAQAG; encoded by the coding sequence ATGCCGTGGATCGTGCTGCTCGCGAGCGCCGTGCTCGAGGCCGTGTGGGCGACAGCGCTCGGGTACTCCGACGGGCTGTCGCGGCCGCTCCCGACCGTCGTGTTCGCCGTGGCCCTCGTCGGGAGCATGGCGGGGCTCGGCTGGGCGGCCCGCCGCATCCCGATCGGCACCGCCTACGCGGTGTGGACGGGCGTCGGCGCGGCGCTCACGGTCGGCTACGCGATGCTCGTCGGCGACGAGCCGGCGACCGCGCTCAGGGTGGTGTTCATCGGGGTCATCGTGGCCGCGGCGATCGGGCTGAAGCTCGTGCCGTCGCGGCCCGCGCGGCGGACGGTGGGTGCGGATGCGGATGCGGGCGAGGCTCAGGCGGGCTGA
- a CDS encoding ribonuclease H, whose amino-acid sequence MSTPDRYIVATDGACKGNPGPAGWAWVGEDGEWAAGSLPSGTNNIGELLALLYAIRDHIDVPELIVQADSKYAIDTYSSWMDGHKRRGWVTSAKKPVANREILEDLIAVRDARRAKGLPDVVLEHVRGHAGHRLNSWADERAVRASRHAAKGTASEWSSLGGKHEKLDVSVDPPRGSGDRV is encoded by the coding sequence GTGAGCACCCCCGACCGCTACATCGTCGCCACCGACGGAGCCTGCAAGGGCAACCCCGGCCCGGCCGGGTGGGCCTGGGTCGGCGAGGACGGCGAGTGGGCCGCGGGGTCGCTGCCGAGCGGCACCAACAACATCGGCGAGCTGCTCGCGCTGCTGTATGCCATCCGCGACCACATCGACGTGCCCGAGCTCATCGTGCAGGCCGACTCGAAGTACGCGATCGACACCTACTCGTCGTGGATGGACGGACACAAGCGCCGCGGCTGGGTCACGAGCGCGAAGAAGCCCGTCGCCAACCGCGAGATCCTCGAGGACCTCATCGCCGTGCGCGACGCCCGCCGCGCCAAGGGGCTCCCGGATGTCGTGCTCGAGCACGTGCGCGGCCACGCCGGCCACCGGCTCAACTCGTGGGCCGACGAGCGCGCGGTGCGCGCATCCCGTCACGCCGCGAAGGGCACCGCGTCGGAGTGGTCGTCGCTCGGCGGCAAGCACGAGAAGCTCGACGTCTCGGTCGACCCGCCGCGCGGGTCTGGCGACCGGGTCTAG
- a CDS encoding putative protein N(5)-glutamine methyltransferase, whose protein sequence is MIAPGSYPFGLDPVGPGPHGTAELVARLRAAGCVFAEDEAALLREAASGAELEALVARRVAGEPLEPLLGWAEFAGLRIAVAPGVFVPRVRSELLVDLALDGLPDDAVVVELCCGVGAIAAAIRAARPDAEVWAIDIDPDAVAVARRNLPPERVVAGDLYDALPPELRGRVDLVVANAPYVPSDEIAFMPSEARDHEHRIALDGGPDGTAVQARVASGCREWLAPGARVVIETSERQAPLTASLLDEQGLAVRVVRDEHRDGTAVVGTWRPAPAGEAHTAHVRPG, encoded by the coding sequence GTGATCGCGCCCGGCTCCTACCCGTTCGGCCTCGACCCGGTCGGCCCCGGCCCCCACGGCACCGCCGAGCTCGTCGCGCGGCTGCGCGCCGCGGGCTGCGTGTTCGCGGAGGACGAGGCCGCGCTGCTGCGGGAGGCCGCATCCGGTGCCGAGCTCGAGGCGCTCGTCGCGCGCCGCGTCGCGGGCGAGCCGCTCGAGCCTCTGCTCGGCTGGGCCGAGTTCGCGGGCCTGCGGATCGCCGTCGCGCCGGGCGTCTTCGTGCCGCGCGTGCGCAGCGAGCTGCTCGTCGACCTCGCACTCGACGGGCTGCCCGACGACGCGGTCGTGGTCGAGCTGTGCTGCGGTGTCGGTGCGATCGCGGCCGCGATCCGCGCCGCACGCCCCGACGCCGAGGTGTGGGCCATCGACATCGACCCGGATGCCGTGGCCGTCGCCCGCAGGAACCTCCCGCCCGAGCGCGTGGTCGCGGGCGACCTCTACGACGCGCTGCCGCCCGAGCTGCGCGGCCGCGTCGACCTCGTCGTCGCCAACGCGCCCTACGTGCCGAGCGACGAGATCGCGTTCATGCCCTCCGAGGCGCGCGACCACGAGCACCGCATCGCCCTCGACGGCGGACCCGACGGCACCGCGGTCCAGGCGCGCGTCGCATCCGGATGCCGTGAGTGGCTCGCGCCCGGCGCCCGCGTCGTCATCGAGACGAGCGAGCGCCAGGCGCCGCTCACGGCGTCACTGCTCGACGAGCAGGGCCTCGCCGTGCGCGTCGTGCGAGACGAGCACCGGGACGGCACGGCCGTCGTCGGGACGTGGCGCCCAGCCCCCGCCGGGGAGGCACACACCGCACACGTCAGGCCTGGCTGA